A genomic stretch from Malus domestica chromosome 15, GDT2T_hap1 includes:
- the LOC103402570 gene encoding COBRA-like protein 6 isoform X2 gives MNLLLVFIFSLINSFGLSYGYDPLDPYANITIRWDFLQQSGSSSDIKVSIYNFQQFRHVDRPGWKLGWTWKGDEVIWDMWGAEAIEQGNCSKFKGSPDLPHCCKRKPVVIDLLPGAPFNKQYFNCCKGGELSSMIQDSSKFGSSFAMSVGSFAGKDIVMPINFTIGLPGYTCGMPFQVQPTKFSHDGRRWKQVLETWNVTCIYSLIRASPSPKCCASLSAFYSSTIVRCPKCSCGCQGLPGVKCVKPGEESPPLLQLPHTHETEEPSPLVTCSRHMCPIRVHWHVKQSYKEYWRVKITISNYNFVKNYSYWTLVVQHPSLQSLTRLFSFNYHPLNQYGTINDTGMFWGIKYYNDLLLTRGKNGVVQTEMLLHKDAGTFTFREGWTFPRKISFNGDECVMAPPDEYPRLPNAAPSATASKRSIVVFVSLLILAAVF, from the exons atgaacCTGCTCTTGGTTTTCATCTTCTCTCTTATCAACTCCTTCGGATTATCAT aTGGGTATGATCCATTAGATCCATATGCCAACATAACAATCAGATGGGATTTTCTGCAGCAAAGTGGAAGCTCATCTGAT ATTAAAGTATCGATATACAACTTCCAGCAGTTTCGCCACGTGGACCGGCCCGGTTGGAAGTTGGGTTGGACATGGAAAGGTGATGAAGTGATATGGGACATGTGGGGAGCTGAGGCCATTGAGCAAGGAAACTGCTCCAAGTTCAAGGGTTCACCAGACCTTCCTCATTGCTGTAAAAGGAAGCCGGTGGTTATCGATCTGTTGCCCGGAGCCCCTTTCAACAAGCAGTACTTCAATTGCTGCAAGGGAGGAGAGCTCTCTTCCATGATCCAAGACTCTTCCAAGTTCGGATCTTCTTTTGCGATGAGCGTCGGATCCTTTGCAGGGAAAGACATAGTTATGCCCATCAATTTCACCATTGGACTCCCTGGTTACACCTGCGGCATGCCATTCCAAGTCCAACCGACAAAGTTTAGTCATGATGGTCGTCGATGGAAACAAGTACTCG AGACATGGAATGTGACCTGCATCTACTCCCTGATCAGAGCATCACCTTCTCCAAAGTGCTGTGCTTCCTTGTCTGCGTTCTACAGTAGCACCATTGTTCGGTGCCCCAAGTGCAGCTGTGGATGCCAAGGACTTCCCGGAGTGAAATGCGTGAA GCCAGGTGAAgaatctccacctcttctgcAACTTCCGCACACCCATGAGACTGAAGAACCATCACCTTTGGTGACTTGTTCGCGGCACATGTGCCCAATAAGAGTACATTGGCATGTCAAGCAGAGTTACAAGGAGTACTGGAGGGTCAAGATTACAATCTCCAATTACAATTTCGTTAAAAACTATTCTTACTGGACCTTAGTCGTTCAGCACCCGAGTCTGCAAAGCTTGACTCGGCTTTTCAGCTTCAACTACCACCCTCTCAATCAGTATGGAACCATAA ATGATACAGGAATGTTTTGGGGAATCAAATACTACAACGACCTGTTACTCACTAGGGGGAAGAATGGGGTCGTGCAGACTGAGATGCTACTGCACAAAGATGCAGGGACTTTCACTTTTAGAGAGGGATGGACTTTTCCTAGGAAAATTTCATTCAACGGGGATGAATGTGTGATGGCCCCTCCGGACGAGTACCCTAGACTTCCCAATGCGGCTCCTAGTGCGACAGCATCAAAGCGTTCCATCGTAGTCTTTGTCTCGCTGTTGATCCTTGCAGCTGTGTTCTGA
- the LOC103402570 gene encoding COBRA-like protein 1 isoform X1, whose translation MNLLLVFIFSLINSFGLSYGYDPLDPYANITIRWDFLQQSGSSSDIKVSIYNFQQFRHVDRPGWKLGWTWKGDEVIWDMWGAEAIEQGNCSKFKGSPDLPHCCKRKPVVIDLLPGAPFNKQYFNCCKGGELSSMIQDSSKFGSSFAMSVGSFAGKDIVMPINFTIGLPGYTCGMPFQVQPTKFSHDGRRWKQVLETWNVTCIYSLIRASPSPKCCASLSAFYSSTIVRCPKCSCGCQGLPGVKCVNRPGEESPPLLQLPHTHETEEPSPLVTCSRHMCPIRVHWHVKQSYKEYWRVKITISNYNFVKNYSYWTLVVQHPSLQSLTRLFSFNYHPLNQYGTINDTGMFWGIKYYNDLLLTRGKNGVVQTEMLLHKDAGTFTFREGWTFPRKISFNGDECVMAPPDEYPRLPNAAPSATASKRSIVVFVSLLILAAVF comes from the exons atgaacCTGCTCTTGGTTTTCATCTTCTCTCTTATCAACTCCTTCGGATTATCAT aTGGGTATGATCCATTAGATCCATATGCCAACATAACAATCAGATGGGATTTTCTGCAGCAAAGTGGAAGCTCATCTGAT ATTAAAGTATCGATATACAACTTCCAGCAGTTTCGCCACGTGGACCGGCCCGGTTGGAAGTTGGGTTGGACATGGAAAGGTGATGAAGTGATATGGGACATGTGGGGAGCTGAGGCCATTGAGCAAGGAAACTGCTCCAAGTTCAAGGGTTCACCAGACCTTCCTCATTGCTGTAAAAGGAAGCCGGTGGTTATCGATCTGTTGCCCGGAGCCCCTTTCAACAAGCAGTACTTCAATTGCTGCAAGGGAGGAGAGCTCTCTTCCATGATCCAAGACTCTTCCAAGTTCGGATCTTCTTTTGCGATGAGCGTCGGATCCTTTGCAGGGAAAGACATAGTTATGCCCATCAATTTCACCATTGGACTCCCTGGTTACACCTGCGGCATGCCATTCCAAGTCCAACCGACAAAGTTTAGTCATGATGGTCGTCGATGGAAACAAGTACTCG AGACATGGAATGTGACCTGCATCTACTCCCTGATCAGAGCATCACCTTCTCCAAAGTGCTGTGCTTCCTTGTCTGCGTTCTACAGTAGCACCATTGTTCGGTGCCCCAAGTGCAGCTGTGGATGCCAAGGACTTCCCGGAGTGAAATGCGTGAA CAGGCCAGGTGAAgaatctccacctcttctgcAACTTCCGCACACCCATGAGACTGAAGAACCATCACCTTTGGTGACTTGTTCGCGGCACATGTGCCCAATAAGAGTACATTGGCATGTCAAGCAGAGTTACAAGGAGTACTGGAGGGTCAAGATTACAATCTCCAATTACAATTTCGTTAAAAACTATTCTTACTGGACCTTAGTCGTTCAGCACCCGAGTCTGCAAAGCTTGACTCGGCTTTTCAGCTTCAACTACCACCCTCTCAATCAGTATGGAACCATAA ATGATACAGGAATGTTTTGGGGAATCAAATACTACAACGACCTGTTACTCACTAGGGGGAAGAATGGGGTCGTGCAGACTGAGATGCTACTGCACAAAGATGCAGGGACTTTCACTTTTAGAGAGGGATGGACTTTTCCTAGGAAAATTTCATTCAACGGGGATGAATGTGTGATGGCCCCTCCGGACGAGTACCCTAGACTTCCCAATGCGGCTCCTAGTGCGACAGCATCAAAGCGTTCCATCGTAGTCTTTGTCTCGCTGTTGATCCTTGCAGCTGTGTTCTGA